From Pseudothermotoga thermarum DSM 5069, a single genomic window includes:
- a CDS encoding AAA family ATPase — protein sequence MATLEKFARKIIENVSKVIVGKEDVIKKILAAMLSDGHVLLNDVPGVGKTMLARSLAASINLSFNRIQCTPDLLPSDVTGLNILDTKQNEFVFKKGPIFTDIILVDEINRATPRTQSALLQAMAEKQVTVDGVTYHLSPHFFVIATQNPIEFEGTFPLPEAQLDRFAICLSVGYPEKDQEIEMLKRLKKVHPIETIGPVCDVQELQQAKEEVKNVYVDESILDYIIRIVKRTRNHEDLALGASPRGAIALMQLSRAIAAMNGRNYVLPDDVKSIAIDVLAHRIILKPEARLMRKTKQDVLNEILQTEEAPVKGEA from the coding sequence ATGGCAACTTTGGAAAAATTCGCGCGAAAGATAATAGAAAACGTGTCGAAAGTCATCGTTGGAAAAGAAGACGTGATTAAAAAAATTCTTGCGGCGATGTTGAGCGATGGGCATGTACTGTTGAACGATGTGCCTGGTGTAGGTAAAACCATGCTTGCAAGGTCTTTGGCTGCCTCAATTAACTTGTCGTTCAACAGAATTCAATGTACACCTGATCTTTTGCCAAGCGATGTGACAGGTTTAAACATCTTGGATACAAAGCAAAACGAATTTGTTTTCAAAAAAGGGCCGATTTTCACAGATATTATTTTGGTGGACGAGATAAACCGCGCAACTCCAAGGACACAGTCGGCTTTGCTTCAAGCGATGGCTGAAAAACAGGTTACGGTCGATGGTGTAACCTATCATCTTTCACCGCACTTTTTCGTGATAGCAACGCAAAACCCAATCGAGTTTGAAGGTACTTTTCCATTACCGGAAGCCCAACTTGACAGGTTTGCCATCTGTTTGTCCGTAGGCTATCCAGAAAAGGACCAAGAAATAGAGATGTTAAAAAGGTTGAAAAAAGTCCATCCTATAGAAACGATTGGTCCTGTTTGCGATGTTCAAGAACTTCAGCAAGCGAAAGAAGAGGTTAAAAATGTCTACGTGGACGAATCGATCTTGGATTACATAATAAGGATTGTCAAACGTACCCGAAACCACGAAGATTTAGCCCTTGGAGCTAGTCCTCGCGGCGCGATAGCTTTGATGCAGCTTTCAAGGGCTATAGCAGCGATGAACGGAAGAAATTACGTTTTACCCGATGATGTGAAGAGTATAGCGATTGATGTTCTTGCACACAGGATAATACTAAAACCCGAAGCAAGGTTGATGAGAAAAACCAAGCAAGATGTTTTAAATGAGATTCTTCAAACGGAGGAGGCTCCTGTGAAAGGTGAAGCTTGA
- a CDS encoding inorganic phosphate transporter, with the protein MTLAILYLLPAIFFGWSLGASAPAASFGPSIGSGMISYRKAVVVGSIFIVIGAVVGGAPGLKNIGTLANFSTLDAACALFAGAVVVTTMTWLKLPASVSQAILGGIIGISVKNQGFLSFNWFSLIKFFAAWILTPLAAMLVAYLIYVFLSEIFRKIKKVQYQDLTIRILTWVAGIYGVYSLGANNVANVTGVFVGNLLTIPQAALLGGLSIAFGFLTFSKRVMMTVGKGIIELDHFSSMIAILGQAFTVWIFSLVGIPISATQAIVGSVIGAGYAKGERLSNPKLVYKIVAGWTQVPAAAGLIAYTLKSVIEAIFQLTQTL; encoded by the coding sequence ATGACCTTGGCAATACTTTACCTTTTACCCGCCATTTTCTTCGGTTGGTCACTTGGAGCAAGTGCTCCAGCGGCAAGCTTTGGTCCATCCATTGGAAGCGGTATGATAAGCTACCGCAAAGCGGTAGTTGTTGGTTCTATATTCATCGTCATTGGAGCAGTTGTTGGTGGTGCACCTGGCTTGAAGAACATAGGTACGCTTGCAAATTTTTCCACACTGGACGCTGCTTGTGCGTTGTTTGCTGGCGCAGTTGTCGTCACCACAATGACTTGGCTTAAGCTTCCTGCATCAGTTTCGCAAGCTATTCTTGGTGGGATAATTGGTATTAGTGTTAAAAATCAAGGTTTTTTGAGTTTCAACTGGTTTTCTTTGATAAAATTCTTTGCCGCTTGGATATTAACACCCCTTGCTGCTATGTTGGTCGCTTATTTAATCTACGTTTTTCTTTCTGAAATCTTTAGAAAAATCAAAAAAGTCCAGTATCAAGATTTAACTATAAGAATTTTGACTTGGGTTGCAGGTATATACGGTGTTTATTCGCTTGGGGCGAACAACGTTGCAAACGTGACAGGTGTTTTCGTTGGGAATTTGCTCACCATTCCACAAGCTGCTTTGCTAGGAGGTTTGAGTATAGCTTTTGGATTTTTAACTTTCAGCAAAAGGGTTATGATGACTGTGGGAAAGGGTATAATAGAGTTGGACCACTTTTCATCAATGATTGCCATTCTAGGTCAAGCTTTTACCGTTTGGATTTTTAGCTTGGTTGGTATACCAATCTCTGCCACTCAGGCCATAGTTGGAAGTGTGATCGGCGCAGGGTATGCAAAAGGCGAAAGATTAAGCAACCCAAAACTTGTGTACAAAATCGTTGCCGGTTGGACTCAAGTACCCGCCGCAGCAGGATTGATTGCATACACTTTGAAAAGCGTTATTGAAGCAATTTTTCAGCTGACTCAAACACTGTGA
- a CDS encoding alkaline phosphatase — MRKFLAVLLLVSLCFSVFALNVIYMIGDGMAANQILLASILEGKILNIMKMPYTGLTTTYSYDSWVTDSAPAGTALASGFKTLNRAIGVLPNGEPVPSMIELAAERGFKTGIVVTCRVTHATPAAFYGHVTNRDDEFTLAEQLANSKVDVIMGGGYAWFLPTDAGGRRTDGKNLIEQMKARGYTYVTKKSELQSVKSDKLLALFAPSHLDAVPVRSGEQPTLDEMVAKALEILSSSGEPFILMVEGSQIDWACHANDVFWTWKEMIEFDNAVKVALDFAARNGNTLVVVTGDHETGGLSLSNGGYTIEVEKARKVKGTADYFLSKVKLDDYETFKGQAMEFFGVEISQDEFNYVKNASNKSYALSEVVSKKLRIGWTTHDHTAAPVPVFAFGPGAEQFVGFMDNTDVAKTIMKLLGLHTLSFPKPVAAK, encoded by the coding sequence GTGAGGAAGTTTTTGGCGGTTCTTTTGCTGGTTAGTCTGTGCTTCAGTGTCTTCGCACTCAACGTTATCTACATGATTGGCGATGGGATGGCGGCAAACCAAATTCTTCTGGCAAGTATCCTTGAAGGCAAAATTCTCAACATCATGAAGATGCCGTACACCGGTCTAACTACAACCTATTCGTACGATTCTTGGGTCACCGATTCAGCTCCAGCTGGTACGGCACTTGCAAGTGGTTTTAAAACTTTAAACAGAGCCATAGGAGTCCTTCCAAATGGAGAACCAGTTCCAAGCATGATTGAACTTGCGGCAGAACGTGGTTTTAAAACTGGTATTGTTGTAACCTGCAGGGTCACTCACGCAACCCCAGCTGCATTCTATGGTCATGTTACAAACAGAGATGATGAATTCACATTGGCAGAACAACTTGCAAATTCAAAGGTTGACGTCATAATGGGTGGGGGATACGCTTGGTTCTTACCAACCGATGCAGGTGGAAGAAGAACGGATGGAAAGAATTTGATCGAGCAGATGAAAGCAAGAGGGTACACCTATGTGACCAAAAAGTCTGAACTTCAATCAGTCAAATCCGACAAGCTTTTGGCGTTGTTTGCACCAAGTCATTTGGATGCAGTGCCAGTTAGATCGGGCGAACAGCCAACTTTGGACGAAATGGTTGCAAAAGCTTTGGAAATTCTTTCTTCCAGTGGTGAACCATTCATCTTGATGGTTGAAGGCTCTCAAATCGATTGGGCTTGCCACGCAAACGACGTTTTCTGGACATGGAAAGAAATGATCGAATTTGACAACGCTGTAAAAGTTGCGCTCGATTTTGCTGCAAGGAACGGCAACACATTGGTTGTTGTCACTGGTGATCATGAAACTGGAGGACTTTCTCTCTCAAACGGTGGATATACTATTGAGGTTGAAAAAGCAAGAAAAGTTAAAGGAACAGCTGATTATTTCCTGAGCAAGGTGAAGCTCGACGACTACGAAACATTTAAGGGGCAAGCTATGGAATTCTTCGGTGTTGAGATATCTCAGGACGAATTCAACTACGTCAAGAATGCTTCTAACAAGTCTTATGCGCTAAGCGAAGTCGTCAGCAAGAAATTGAGAATCGGTTGGACAACACACGATCACACTGCTGCGCCTGTGCCTGTTTTTGCCTTTGGACCTGGTGCAGAACAATTTGTTGGCTTTATGGACAACACCGACGTTGCCAAAACTATCATGAAACTTCTTGGATTGCATACACTAAGTTTTCCAAAACCAGTTGCAGCAAAATAG
- a CDS encoding DUF438 domain-containing protein has protein sequence MSEFLQNSEYKKKMIKEFLKRLHAGEDLEAVKKEFENFLSSISPLEIPLIEQELLKEGITVKEIAKMCDVHVELFRKAVSHASKQFEALPDGHPVKTLYLENLEIVKDAEVFNMLAVAYSSTQDSTQRSMLYDQLVKQLKQLEQIGKTHYTREEMIIFPHIERRGITAVPTVLWTKHDEIRASIKLFAEFLHKNVENPSESFFDLLKQKAYQLSSAIVDMVFRENNIFYPTLLALLEEGEWVAIKLQEKDIGYYKILPKDEWKSDAKPIYPYQVEPKLTEKQLANLPPQVQAALSSAGLSLQQEPFKVSENDLPLEVGYLSLEELKALLNTLPFDITFIDKNDRVKFFTARHRIFGRNPSIIGRAVQQCHPPKSVHIVNKILEAFKMGEKNVAEFWIQMNGRFIHIRYFPVKDAHGKYLGTVEVVQDVTEIRKLEGEKRLLDWKE, from the coding sequence ATGAGTGAGTTTCTGCAAAACAGCGAATACAAAAAGAAGATGATTAAAGAATTTTTGAAGCGCCTTCATGCTGGAGAAGATCTGGAAGCGGTCAAAAAGGAGTTTGAAAACTTCCTTTCAAGTATTTCCCCACTTGAAATTCCGCTCATCGAACAAGAATTACTTAAAGAAGGAATCACGGTGAAAGAAATTGCAAAAATGTGCGACGTACACGTTGAGCTTTTCAGAAAAGCTGTTTCACATGCCAGCAAACAATTTGAAGCGTTGCCAGATGGTCATCCAGTGAAAACGCTTTATCTGGAAAACTTAGAGATAGTTAAGGATGCCGAAGTTTTCAATATGCTGGCAGTCGCTTATTCATCCACGCAAGATTCTACACAAAGATCAATGCTTTACGATCAACTTGTTAAACAATTAAAACAACTTGAGCAAATAGGTAAAACTCATTACACGCGCGAGGAAATGATAATTTTTCCACACATCGAACGACGTGGGATCACAGCGGTACCAACGGTGCTTTGGACGAAACACGACGAAATCAGAGCTTCGATAAAACTGTTTGCTGAATTTCTTCACAAAAACGTTGAAAATCCATCTGAAAGCTTCTTTGATCTTTTAAAGCAAAAGGCCTATCAGCTTTCCTCGGCTATAGTCGACATGGTCTTCAGAGAAAACAACATTTTCTATCCAACGCTTTTAGCTTTGCTTGAAGAAGGAGAATGGGTTGCAATAAAACTTCAGGAAAAGGACATAGGATATTACAAGATCTTACCAAAGGATGAATGGAAATCAGATGCAAAACCAATTTATCCATATCAAGTGGAACCCAAGTTGACCGAGAAGCAACTTGCCAACTTACCACCACAGGTTCAAGCCGCTTTATCCTCAGCTGGCTTATCATTACAACAAGAACCCTTTAAAGTAAGCGAAAATGATCTGCCTTTGGAAGTTGGATACCTATCGCTCGAAGAATTAAAAGCTCTTTTAAACACTCTCCCGTTCGACATAACTTTCATTGATAAAAACGACAGAGTTAAATTCTTCACAGCTCGGCACAGGATCTTTGGTAGAAATCCTTCCATAATTGGTCGAGCGGTTCAGCAATGCCATCCACCAAAAAGTGTTCATATCGTCAACAAGATACTTGAAGCCTTCAAGATGGGAGAGAAAAACGTTGCGGAATTTTGGATACAGATGAACGGAAGATTTATACACATAAGATATTTCCCGGTCAAAGATGCTCATGGAAAATACCTTGGAACAGTAGAGGTTGTCCAAGACGTAACAGAAATTAGAAAACTTGAAGGTGAAAAAAGACTTCTTGATTGGAAAGAATGA
- a CDS encoding glucosamine-6-phosphate deaminase translates to MKIYIFPTLEETSKAAAQMAAELLKRRIKENGKAVFVAATGASQLVFLDCLCHQKGIDWSKTVMFHLDEYIGIDETHPASFRYYLRKNLVEKVHPGEVHWIQGDSINPAGECQRLSEIISKYHIDVAFVGIGENGHLAFNDPPADFETSQPYIVVELDQTCRLQQVKEGWFKSLDDVPRKAITMSIKQILTASAIIAVVPEKRKALAVKKALEGPISPDCPASILRTHQNCHLFLDADSSSLLNIAWLKQQYNIFVANS, encoded by the coding sequence ATGAAGATATACATTTTCCCCACGCTTGAGGAAACTTCGAAAGCTGCGGCACAAATGGCGGCTGAACTTTTGAAGAGGCGTATCAAAGAAAATGGCAAAGCTGTATTTGTAGCAGCAACCGGTGCTTCCCAGCTTGTTTTCCTTGATTGCTTGTGCCATCAGAAAGGAATCGATTGGTCAAAAACGGTGATGTTTCACTTGGATGAGTACATTGGAATAGATGAAACACATCCTGCAAGTTTTAGGTACTATCTGCGCAAAAACTTGGTTGAAAAAGTTCATCCAGGGGAAGTTCATTGGATTCAGGGAGATTCTATAAATCCAGCTGGTGAGTGTCAAAGGCTAAGCGAGATTATCTCAAAATATCACATAGATGTGGCTTTTGTAGGAATTGGGGAAAATGGTCACTTAGCCTTTAACGATCCACCTGCAGATTTTGAAACAAGTCAACCGTACATAGTTGTAGAACTTGATCAAACTTGCAGGCTTCAACAGGTTAAAGAAGGCTGGTTCAAATCTTTAGATGATGTTCCAAGAAAAGCCATAACCATGTCGATAAAGCAAATTCTAACAGCAAGCGCTATAATAGCCGTTGTTCCAGAAAAGAGAAAGGCTCTGGCTGTAAAAAAAGCTCTTGAAGGGCCTATTTCTCCAGACTGTCCGGCATCGATATTGCGAACTCATCAAAACTGCCATTTGTTCTTGGATGCAGATTCTTCAAGTTTGTTGAACATAGCTTGGTTAAAACAACAGTACAATATTTTCGTGGCAAACAGTTGA
- a CDS encoding HepT-like ribonuclease domain-containing protein, whose product MRRTVLDYIEDIILHMDKALMFVENVTFEEFKSDDKTIFAVVRALEIIGEAVKHIPEDVRNTYPEIPWKDIAGMRDKLIHAYFGVNIKIVWNTVKQRIPQLKPLFERVLEQLRSQNNS is encoded by the coding sequence ATGAGAAGAACTGTGTTAGATTACATCGAAGATATCATCTTGCATATGGACAAAGCCTTAATGTTTGTCGAAAATGTGACCTTTGAAGAATTCAAAAGCGACGATAAGACCATTTTCGCTGTGGTAAGAGCACTTGAGATTATTGGCGAAGCGGTCAAGCATATTCCTGAAGATGTTAGAAACACCTATCCTGAAATCCCATGGAAAGACATAGCTGGAATGAGAGACAAATTGATTCACGCGTATTTTGGGGTGAATATCAAGATTGTATGGAATACCGTTAAACAAAGAATACCTCAGTTAAAACCTCTTTTTGAAAGAGTTTTAGAACAGCTAAGAAGCCAAAATAATTCATAA
- a CDS encoding nucleotidyltransferase family protein — translation MKTVEEIKSILASHKQELKEKYGVKEIGIFGSYVRNEASIGSDVDILVEFEDDANIDLIKFVNMENYLSELLGLKVDLVEKSSLKPRIGERILKEVIML, via the coding sequence ATGAAGACTGTTGAAGAAATAAAAAGCATCCTTGCATCACATAAACAAGAGTTGAAGGAAAAGTATGGTGTCAAAGAGATCGGTATCTTTGGGTCGTATGTGAGAAATGAGGCATCAATAGGAAGCGACGTCGATATACTTGTAGAATTTGAGGATGATGCAAATATCGATTTAATAAAATTCGTGAACATGGAAAACTACTTAAGCGAACTTCTCGGACTAAAGGTTGATTTGGTTGAAAAGTCGTCGCTTAAACCGCGGATAGGTGAGCGAATATTGAAGGAAGTAATTATGCTATGA
- a CDS encoding homocysteine S-methyltransferase family protein yields MKRSEFKNLLQERVLFLDGAYGTEFFKSEYKIDLIEFLNIKEPSAVAKIQKEYILAGADILLINAFSANRLKLRAHGYEERNKHIGSAVKIAKSVANGKLVFGGIFSLCVIDLQKKK; encoded by the coding sequence GTGAAAAGATCTGAATTCAAAAATCTTCTTCAAGAAAGAGTTCTCTTTTTAGACGGTGCTTATGGAACTGAGTTTTTCAAAAGTGAATACAAAATAGATTTGATTGAATTTTTGAATATCAAAGAGCCTTCTGCAGTTGCAAAAATCCAGAAAGAATATATCTTAGCAGGTGCGGATATACTCCTTATAAACGCCTTCAGTGCGAACAGATTGAAACTAAGAGCACACGGATATGAAGAAAGAAATAAACATATCGGCTCGGCTGTGAAAATAGCAAAATCAGTTGCAAATGGAAAGCTTGTCTTTGGTGGTATCTTTTCACTGTGCGTGATTGATCTTCAAAAGAAGAAATGA
- the aglA gene encoding alpha-glucosidase AglA gives MSSVKIVFLGAGSVRYTLQLFLDICKTKELWESYVCLMDIDSEKLAAVHNLAERAMNEIGADLRIESTTSLEKALEGADFIVNTVLAKGEGEEDGYTQYEIMRQVGEKHGYYRGIDSQEFNMVSDYYTITNFNQLNTSLEIAKAVERICPNAYLMQTANPVMEITQIVLRSTKTKIIGFCHGFAHVKDVFEALGLEFEKVDWQVAGINHGIWLNRFRYNGEDAYKLFDKWIEEKSSQWEPKSPWDVQLSPAAIDMYKFYGMLPIGDTVRNGSWKYHYNLETKKKWYGKFGGIDNEVERPKFYEELRALRKKLLALAQDKTVKLSQVFPEEFRLDKLSGEQQIPFINALVNNKPARLFLNILNNGIIPELPNDVVVEVPCIIDASGIHPEKIDPPLTSRIIKYFLMPRIMRMEMAVEAFLTGDKKVLEEFLIRDPRTKSYEQVKAVLDEIMNLPFNKKMKEHYKWE, from the coding sequence TTGTCCAGCGTGAAAATAGTCTTCCTCGGCGCAGGAAGTGTACGGTACACATTGCAACTGTTTTTAGACATCTGCAAAACCAAAGAACTTTGGGAAAGTTATGTGTGTCTCATGGACATTGATTCTGAAAAACTCGCAGCCGTGCACAACTTGGCTGAAAGAGCAATGAACGAGATTGGAGCAGATTTGAGAATCGAAAGCACAACGAGTTTGGAAAAAGCCCTTGAGGGAGCCGACTTCATAGTCAACACAGTTCTTGCAAAAGGTGAAGGAGAAGAGGATGGATACACACAATACGAGATTATGCGGCAAGTTGGTGAAAAACATGGTTATTACCGTGGAATTGATAGCCAAGAATTCAACATGGTGTCTGATTACTACACAATCACGAATTTCAACCAGTTGAATACCTCACTTGAAATAGCCAAAGCAGTTGAAAGGATTTGCCCGAATGCTTATTTGATGCAAACTGCAAATCCTGTTATGGAAATAACTCAAATTGTGCTTAGAAGTACGAAAACAAAGATCATTGGTTTCTGTCATGGTTTTGCGCATGTTAAGGATGTTTTTGAAGCACTTGGGTTGGAGTTTGAAAAAGTCGACTGGCAGGTTGCTGGTATCAACCACGGAATATGGTTGAACAGATTTCGCTACAATGGTGAGGATGCATATAAACTATTTGACAAATGGATTGAAGAAAAATCCAGCCAGTGGGAGCCAAAAAGCCCTTGGGATGTTCAACTAAGTCCTGCAGCCATCGATATGTACAAATTTTATGGAATGCTGCCGATAGGAGACACGGTGAGAAACGGAAGTTGGAAATACCATTACAATTTGGAGACCAAGAAAAAGTGGTACGGAAAGTTCGGTGGGATAGACAACGAAGTTGAAAGACCGAAATTTTACGAGGAATTGAGAGCTTTACGAAAAAAGTTGTTGGCACTTGCACAGGACAAAACTGTTAAATTGTCGCAAGTCTTTCCGGAAGAATTTAGACTTGACAAATTAAGTGGGGAACAACAGATTCCATTTATAAACGCTTTGGTGAACAACAAACCGGCAAGATTGTTTTTAAACATTCTCAACAACGGTATCATTCCAGAGTTACCAAACGATGTGGTGGTTGAAGTTCCGTGTATCATCGATGCAAGCGGGATACATCCAGAAAAAATCGATCCACCTTTGACTTCAAGGATAATCAAGTATTTCCTCATGCCAAGAATAATGAGAATGGAAATGGCTGTTGAAGCGTTCTTGACTGGGGACAAGAAGGTTCTTGAAGAATTTTTGATTAGAGATCCTAGAACAAAGTCATACGAACAAGTCAAAGCAGTTCTGGACGAGATAATGAACCTTCCATTCAACAAAAAGATGAAGGAACATTACAAGTGGGAATGA
- a CDS encoding MATE family efflux transporter, translated as MSRDLTQGSLTRNLFYMAFPTMGGFALQALYDIVDMFWIGQVSAKAIAGVAVFSSVFWLIEVLNEIIGVSSVSLISQNYGAKNYERTNRIVEQTLVFKAFVALIASGLLIVFLPPLMRFFSKDQEVVNYGLQYGYWRSFFMPIFFMTYSTYTAMRQTGESRLPTIIMGTSAILNVFLDPIFIFDDVPFLGISGFGMGVAGAAVATVLCTVVAFVWGFLVLLKGIGPVKISIKGLFKLDREIDVKLITIGLPSGFEMLLRSASNAVLVKILGFYGANTLAAAGVVSRLVGLSFIPLMGFSMGASAIVGQNLGANKVERAEKTVWLAAVYGSLFVLGFIVLANISPKTIIGLFLHESEAITEGIAAVRIGSWSMLFASFAISMMSAFFGSGNTLPAMFASVVGRWFAQLPYLVLVALVLKLPSNYIWYSFIIAEIAELLYAYFVFSKGKWKQYRVS; from the coding sequence TTGAGTAGAGATCTAACACAAGGCAGTTTGACAAGAAATCTTTTCTACATGGCTTTTCCCACGATGGGAGGTTTTGCACTTCAGGCTTTGTACGATATTGTGGACATGTTTTGGATCGGACAAGTATCTGCAAAAGCGATTGCTGGCGTGGCAGTTTTTTCGTCGGTTTTCTGGTTAATTGAAGTTTTGAACGAAATAATAGGTGTAAGTTCTGTATCGCTGATCTCACAAAACTACGGTGCAAAGAACTATGAAAGAACAAACAGAATCGTTGAACAAACATTGGTTTTCAAAGCTTTCGTTGCGCTGATTGCTTCCGGTTTGTTGATAGTCTTTCTCCCACCTTTGATGAGGTTTTTCAGCAAGGATCAAGAAGTTGTCAACTATGGGCTTCAATATGGTTATTGGCGAAGCTTTTTTATGCCGATCTTCTTTATGACCTATTCTACCTACACAGCCATGCGGCAGACGGGAGAGTCTCGTTTACCGACGATAATAATGGGAACAAGTGCGATTTTGAACGTTTTTCTTGATCCGATTTTCATCTTTGACGATGTACCGTTTCTTGGTATCAGTGGTTTCGGAATGGGAGTAGCTGGAGCAGCCGTGGCAACTGTTTTGTGCACCGTCGTTGCCTTTGTATGGGGATTTTTGGTGCTTTTGAAGGGAATCGGACCTGTGAAGATATCCATCAAAGGATTGTTCAAACTTGATAGAGAAATCGACGTCAAGCTTATTACCATAGGACTACCAAGTGGTTTTGAGATGCTACTTAGAAGTGCTTCAAATGCTGTTTTGGTAAAAATCCTTGGATTCTACGGTGCAAACACACTGGCAGCGGCAGGAGTTGTGAGCAGATTAGTTGGTCTTTCCTTTATTCCCTTGATGGGTTTTTCGATGGGCGCAAGTGCGATTGTAGGGCAAAACCTTGGTGCCAACAAAGTCGAAAGGGCAGAGAAAACCGTCTGGCTTGCCGCAGTTTATGGTTCACTCTTTGTTCTAGGTTTTATCGTGCTCGCTAACATTTCTCCGAAAACTATCATAGGTTTGTTTTTGCATGAATCTGAAGCTATTACTGAAGGGATTGCGGCTGTGAGGATTGGTTCTTGGTCAATGCTCTTTGCCTCGTTTGCCATCTCGATGATGAGCGCATTCTTTGGTTCTGGTAACACCTTACCGGCGATGTTTGCAAGTGTTGTTGGAAGATGGTTTGCTCAACTGCCATATCTTGTTTTAGTTGCGCTTGTTCTTAAACTGCCAAGCAATTACATCTGGTATTCTTTCATAATCGCCGAAATCGCCGAGTTGCTGTATGCTTATTTTGTTTTCTCGAAGGGTAAGTGGAAGCAATATAGAGTGAGTTAA